The window ATCACCCTCGTTTTTACACAACAGTTGTCACCTGACATCTCGGAATCGTTTGCCTTGCTCTGCATCAGGCAGCCTTATGGTAGTTTTCCCCGGTGCACACAATGTCACTGAGTGCAGCTGCACAGTAATAGTCATCTCCGTAGCCGGTCGTTCCCAGCATTCTCACAGCGTAAGGCGGTTTGAACGATCCCCAGGATCGTCAAGAACTGGCTCGTTGACTCTTTGGTGACGGCGACATTCGACAGGGATAACGGCAATACCTCGTTGACGTACTGCAACACGATGTGCTTGAATGCTGGTACACGCCATTCACACAAAAACGCTATGTCATGGCAACTGCATATCATACGCATCTCACCAGCACCGTATCACGCGCTACCGGATCCACCGGCCCCCCGGCAGCTCCAGTTGCAGTCGTTGACCTACTCAGTGTGCAGTTTCGTTGCCATCATACTCAAGAGAGGAGCAAAACAAGCTAAACGAGTTCGCCAAGCAGTGCGAGAAAAACTGTCTCATGTCTCTGCGCATCGGTTGCAGTGCCGCattttttgtgtctctgaaGGACAGCAATCCCTTCCAGGACGGGTATTATGAATGACCGCCGACATCGCCGAGAGCCTCAGTCGACTAAGCGTATGTTACAACAACCAAGCCCCCATGGACGTGGATATAATGACCGGCGTACCTTCCGACCTAACTGTCTGGGTTAGGCGTGTCAGCTGGGGGAGGTTCGACACGAAAATGCTAATTTTCTGAAGCTCCTCGAAGTCGAACTCTGCCGACGCTTCCGTGTCGCTGACAAAGGATTCTGTACTTGAAGAACTTCGTTCACCATGCAACTGATATGGTTCTTCATATCCCGGTGAATAGGTACCACGCCTGCCCTGACTCCTGTGTTCTCGGCTGGGCCGATCTGACTCAGGTGGTCCAGCGGTCTCGGCTGGTGAACTGCTATCTAGTCGGCGTCGACCAGTTGCTTCCGAGGTCCCACCGTTGTCTATGAATTGGTGCTGGCTCGCGTGGTGCTTCTCAGTAGCTCGCCTTCGCATTGCTGCGATAATCCCTGGGGCGAGCTGCCGGCTCTCACGATGTATGCTGGCAAACGCCGCCACCAGAGAAGGGTGTTCGTTGACCAGGATGTCCAGACCTGTTTTGAGCGCTTCAGGCAATTGATCGTCGGTCACGCCTCCGTTGACAAATTCGTCAATCAGTCGAGATAGCGCTACAAAGCCTGAAGCATAAAGAGTTAACACGCCAAGTGCGGCAAACGGAAGTGCACTTTTTATTAGCGTAGATACACTTCATTTCTGAAGGATGGAAATTATCACTAACAAAAGTGAGATCACACAAGGCCCTCCGCAGAACGGGAAACATCAGACGGATTAATTGAACAGCCCCGTTGACGTCCTTGTGCTGACTGGTAAAAGATCGAAACGTCTATTCAGTTGGGGTTCTTGTCCACGCAACTGTCTCGAGCCGGCAAAATACCCCAGTCGATCGCTgacgtctttcttcgctcgaAAACTGACAGAGAGTGGCAGGAAAGCCATAGATGGCACGACTGCCTACTTCTTCCATGGAATCGCAAGCAGCAGCCACTAAGTGATGACGCACGTCGAAATGGGGGAAGCCTTCTTGCACACTCTCTGGAatgaggcggagacagggactgTGCCAGTCTTACCGGGGGAGTTGATAGGGGCACAAACCGTGTCAGGAATGCCGAATATGGTTCTGCGAACCTCTCCCTTGACTGCCTTCGTCACCTGCTGGCGTAGAATGGATCGCGCTGCCACTTCCGCGCACAATGGGTCAGTTGCCGCTTGTTCACTTCCCGTGTCGGAagatctctctgtctcggatGGCTGATTGTCGTCCGGATCGGGAGTGGCTGGTGGCGCTGGAGTGGTCGTGCTGGTCAAGAATCGTAACTTGACGTATCTCATAGCGGTGTTGATCTCAATGGTCGGTACCTGCATCGGGCAGTGAGTTCGTTTTACTGCTCGGGTGGTGTGACGCTCTCCATATCTCGGACTGATATTTCGTAAGATTCCTATCACACCCGAGGAGATATCGAGATGCATGTCCGCCAACAGTGCTCGGCCGGGCGTGCCTTGCCGGATGGGGTGCTTCAGCACGCTCATGGGAAAAAACGTGAAAAACTTTTGCAGAAGCTCCTTCAGACCCCGCGTGTCGCCGTAAAGAAAGGACGGGAGATTATTAACTCGAACTGTTGTTCGGTCTAAAGCGTAGTTGTGGTCGCCATCCAACGTGACtgcaaaagagacaagaggtGGGCACGACCGCAATGCCTTCCAACGCACCATTTACACGACCGTCATTGCGAGTCAGCTAATGAGCATTCCAGCTCAAGTTCTGCCGCGTCGCAGCAGCAGTGGACCGCCCACAACTCGTGGAAATGCGTACACTCAGCAGCTTAAACACGCCTGGCGACTTCCCTCCCAAAGGGCTTAAGGGGCAAGAAGTCAACTAAGAAAGACACGCCTGGGGCAATCGGCTCCGCTTACATAAAAGTTCCCGGTCGATGACTTCGTAGGCACAGCGTATGACTGTGTTCGCGAGCCAGGCCAGCTGGCAGGGCTTGATGCGTGAGCGCTGGTATGACGCAATATATGCCAAGATgcgacgctggagaagaTATTGATTGGTCAAAACTCTGGCTGGAAAACACCCAAGGCGCACAGTCAAACGCATAGTTCCCAGGGCCTGCAAAAAGTCTTTCTGTACCAAAAAACTGTGACCTGTTTTTTCCGTcccgtttcctgtctttgtCTTCATAATACACCTTGGACTTTGGTAGGTGCCTCTCGATAAATAGCTTCCCGTGACAGTACAGGCGGCAAGTTCCAAAATGCATCCCCTCTAAGGACTCCCCTAGCGTCCGAGTCAGGTACAGCCAATGGGTCGTTACCCTCATCACTTTCAACAAGACGTGATTTCTCTGTTCCAAAACGTCGTCTGGTTCGCTCTCATGAGAAACGGTCCCTAATACTGTTAAGTATCTGCATTCAGATCACTGTGGGCGGGGATGAACTAGCGATGGTGGGCGACCGAGGAAAACGATGGTTCGCACAAGGTCATTGCATAACTGCAAAAGTAACCCAAGGACTTACGGTCACTTGAgacaaggaaagaaagagttTTCGGAAGGGACTTCCTTTCGGAAGAGCTGAAGCGGGTCCAGTCTGTGGTGGCGCAGACTGAGCCAGCTACTTGAAACCTCCTCATCTCTTTTTCAATCATCCTTGCCAGCTCTCGTCTCCCATCTGTAACGCACAGGAAAACCTCAGCACAGTCCGAACTCCGTTGATCTGACTAATTTGTTTGTGTCGCTTGCTGGTAAATTGCGGATGGAGGTGAGTTCCGCCGAAAGGCATTCACATTTACTACACGAAAACTATCAAAAGCCGCTGCGGTGCAGTTGATTACGTGGCTGTTGCCGGTGCGTGGACTCGACTACGAACATACAAGACCGAGTTCTTTGTGCTGCCGCTGGAAGCGCTGGACACACCTGGCCCTATCGTGGGGAACGTAGCTTCACCTCAgtcttgtctttcctccccAAAGCCTAATGCGCCCTCAATGACTTGCGCCACTCGTCACGATTGAATTGCGAGTCGCCGCAAACTGATTATTCATATGACGTACAGAGAATAGCGCAGCGCTGGAGATTATTGATAATGAGGCCGTGCAAGGAGTCGGATGTTCTGGTCATGTCCCATCTACTGAGCTCCGAAAAGAGGTTGACAAGCTGGCCACGGGCCTCTTGCGGTACTCTTGATACCAGCTCCTTTAGTCGCGTCACCCTCTCGTAGGCTAGATATTGCTGCATAGGATTACTTCCCTCCAATAAGCCCACGCGATGCGCCGCTTGAGGCAACTTGTACCGTTCGAGGTACGCCATTAGCTGCGCAACAACGAGACAGGTCACACTTTTTCTCATTTGGCAACTAATGCGTATGGTAAGCCTGCTTCAACCGTATAGCGGCCAAGAGGAGTGCTCATCCTCAAGCCTGAGCAATTGTTTTCCTGACGAGGAGTCGACGCTTCCCTTAGCGCTACTGTCGATAAAGTTGCGGCTGGGTCGTCGACGTGGGGTTAGCAACTTACAAAAATAAGCTCCGTAGTCTGATGTTGAGGTAGGTGAAGTTCAAGAGCGGGCCCATTACTGCAACAGCATGAACACACACAATCGGGGTCCAAAATAATTGAATCGAATGAGTCGGCGTGCCGGGCGCCGTTTCTGAGAGAGGCCACCAAGTGGTGCATCCCTCATTGTTAAGCTCGTGCGCATGCCCGTTTTCACACCGAGCACAGCGTACACGCGAAACTTCCTTCGTGAGGCGAGGGAGCTATCGAGTCGAGGCGAAAGGCCGCCAGCACACGCCCCTCCTACACCCACGTAACCATGGTTACAAACTCGATGAATCTGTCAGCAGATGAATAGGAAGACACACGCTCAGTGATACGTTTCAAGAAAAACCACTCCAAACAGATATCACCTACGGATAAGCATGAATGGTATGGCGTGCATACAACGTACTCTGCATCGCCAACGAGCGCTCTTGTGCCGAGGAGGAAGTTATGATAATCCTTTTGGGACATCATGAACTCtgttgccgctctctcgtgaATCGAAGATGTCTTCAGGGCCGCGTCTGTGAGGTATAATTTCCAAGCGGGCTTGGACAGCTTCCACAAAAATACACAGAAAAATATCGGCCCCCCTGTGCCGCCTACAAGTGACAAACCACCTTGAACAAGCATACTGATCTTTGAAGAGTTCTCGATGATGAAGGCCACCAGATCCCTAATTGCTTCTGTATATTCGATATAATAGCGGGCTGTCATCATCCACCACTGCATGAAGTAGAATAGTCTCTCCCCGTAACCGGATACCTTGCCAAACAGCTTGAACATGCGGAGTTGCCTCACTGATTTCCGTAAGGCGTGGTCCTGTAAAGAAAGTCAGCATGCAGCATTGCTCCGCATTTAGTGGCTAACCGGATCGCTCACGCGCTTCCATGTGTCTGGTAACTACGCAAGAGTGAGGCGGCTATCcccgggagaagaaaacttATTCTAAAATTGAAGCACGCAAACCTAACGCATGAGCAATGAATCTCATGATAGGCGACTCTTTCCCAACTTGCATCTCGTGGATGGCCTTACTCGAATACGGACACGCTTTTCTTGGAACAGTGATCGACCTGGTTCGGATCTATACCCGAAAAAAAAAGCCTTACCAGGACCCAAAGCCATGCAGACCCAAACATCTCCAAGACATTCTTCACTCCCAGACTGGCGTACTcgagcagcaggcgcagagaggcaaaaagaaTCCGGTTCAATCCTTTCCATCTCCCACTCCTCCAGGCCTCCTTGATGTCACTCTTGAGTTTGTCGCGAAGCTCTTTCTCACTGTTGGATTTCAGGTTCTGGTACATTGTTGCCCTGACGGCCTTCAGGGTTTGCGACTCCGGGGGAGCTTGCAACTCTCCTTCCGGCACACTACTGTCTTTGTCTACATCCTGAGACAGCTTGATTGCTTCCATATCCGCGGCATCTGGggttttcgctttcctctttgcATCTGCAGGTTCCCCTCCTGGTACCTGAGAAATATCCGCGGCATCTTGCTCTGCCTTTAGATCAGCCCAAACAAGACCGAACAGCTCAGTCTGCTGAGACTCAGACCGAGACGCAATGGATCGGGTCAATTGCACTCCTCGGATTCTAGTTCCCTCAGAAAAAGCAAACGACAATATATTAGTGATTGCACAAACGACAGCTATGATGCTGAGTGGGTTCGGGGCGACAACCACACTGGAAATGGAAAGCCCTAGAACGACAGTATTGAGtacgaagaaaaacaacggTAACATTCTCATGATCTGAGCGACCACCTTTTTTCCAAACATCTTTGTGTGAGCCCAGGCTCGAGACGCCATACGACGTAAAACAGTGTATGTCTTGGACCGTTGCTTCTTTACGTCACTATTCTTCTGGAATCTCAGCCACTTCATGATCTTCGTTTTTGCAACCGCAGCTCCTGTTCGAACGGCACCGAATGCTCGTCCTAGTCTATGAAAAGTACGGCTCAACCACGATCGCTTCTGCGGCCGCGGCTGGAGGTCACGTGGTTTCAGTTTGGTGCAGACCTCTTGCAAGCCCGTTGCCAGCTGCACGTGGTCGGCATTCTGTGAGAGATCTCCCAAATTTGACCGTATCTGTTGAGCCTGTATTGCTGCCACGTCTTTGAGGTGGTACAGGAACTTGTCAAGCATTTTATCCGCTTTAGTGGGATCAAGCAATGTATCCATAGGCGTCTCCTGAGGCATCCTAGGGACGGCATCCTGCTTGTCAACGGATGGACGGTCACTCGCCGGCAAACTGCCTtcgggaggagacgcggatACACTGGAAGGGCCCGGAAGATTAGGTTTGTCGATGTTTGAACCAAGCGATGTAACGGCCGAAAACAGCGTATCTGCATCGATCGCCCCATCATTCTTTGATGACTGGAAATCAGAAGGCCGTATCTCCGGTGTGGCAGTTTGGGTAAAGCTTGGGCTGCTCGGAGAGGCCACGTCGCCACTGAGCTTTACAACGACCTTGTTTTTATCGAGCCCTGCTCTGGAAGAATCTGTATAGACAGGGGatgttttccctctcttaAAACGTGTTTCTGGTAACGTACCACCATACCTTCGGGGCTGCCGGTAACCAGCGATACGTCCCAAAGCGCCCTCACCCGACAACAGCATTTCCTGGGCAGCAACATTCGGAGCGCTGCCCCTTCGGTGCTTGGCATCGGCTGATTGTACCGGCTGAAAAGTCGGATTCACCGGAAAGAGTTCTGGCCAGTCAGCGCTGTCGAACTCTGCCTCCTGCACCGGAAGGCCTTCTCCATATACCGAGAGGATATCGAGTTTGGGAACCTGTGGGGCTTGTTCCTCGAAGTTGCCTTGATGGTTCACCAACGAGTAAAACTTCAGGAGAGATGACGATGCGCTGAAGCGCCGGAGGCGTCTAGCATGGGCATGATTGACAAGGAAGTGACAGACGGTTAGAATGACGCAGCATGCAGCTACTGCTGAAACTACTACATTCGTCAGACGGGTCTTCACGGACCCGGCTGAAGACTTCCCCATGAGAAGTGGACACCAACAAACTTTCTCTTGTGGACCGGCTTGTGCAACCAGACCGAGAAGCTCTTGGAATGCCAGTCTTGTTGGCTTGCACAGTAGTCATGGCCTCGAGAGCAACTGGCGAGTCCCTTGGCTGTTTAGTTCTCTCAACGAAGCAGCGATACCCCAGCTAGACATCGGATATTCGGCAGGCGTCGCGCGTTCGCAAGCAAAATAAACCCTGGAAAGTCACATAATGGGTCTTAGAGGCAATTAATTGGTCGAGACACCACAGATTCCATATGTATGCGCAGACATCTGCCCGCCGCCCTGGGGTGCGACACGTAAGCAGAGGGCTTGGTGAGTCGCCCAGGTAGGTGTCTTGGTGGATATTTTTTATCCCCGCCTGGAGTGCTCCAGTTCCATTCACGAGCTTCTAGATGAAATAACGTAATCTTAGCCGCATTATCTTTGTAACGAACCCAAAAACACCGTTCAATTCTGCTGTCGATGTCAAGACTAGCGGGTCAAGTTTTGCTGACCTCGCCGGCTGACCGGATCACCGCGGGCGTCGACAGGAAACCAATGGTCTCTCGTGGTGTTTTCGAAAGCGCTTGCCGAAAGCCACACACGCAGTGCATGCTCTGCACAAGAAACGTACCGCGTCAAAACATTAAAACGGTCTGTTTGGGGTCCTCTTTGGTACTGTACATTGTTATTCCGCTCTTGCAATTCGCTTAATCCCAATTACGAGTAAGAAGGGTGCTGAGTCCGATCTCGGAAAATCCATACACAGGACGACACCTCGTTGCAGTTGTTCAGCGTCCGAAGGTGGAACGCCCTTTTCAGGATAAGGCAAGACCCCCACagttttctcctcgtcgctcgggCTGCTTCTACTAAACTGGAACACCGTCAGAATCGATCCGGGAATACGCTGTTGTCCGTTGAAGTGTTGAGGCGTTATGTGGCTGACACGATGAGATGCGAGTAGATTGCTCGTCTCTGGCAGACGACAAGACAGCCCCCTGGCTCTACAGGGATGTAGAAATGCGTGCCATGAGACAACAAAGGACGAGGGCCTTGCAGGGGAGCTGGGAAGCATTGTGACAAAAAGGCAACAATTCTGTGTGCCACGGAGAGCTGGCAAGATGGGCAGGTGATGCTAGTATAACACCATTTATGCCACTAACAAGCCGTTTTTGGTCATTGCTTTCCTTCGTGAATTCCAGCGAAAATTAGTCCCATCAAAAACTCGCCTAAGGGAAGAAGAGTCCATTTACTGATTGGAAGCAAACCAAAGGAAGCCAGATCGTTTCCGGGGGCACTACCGAGAGTGGCTACGGACCGCTGCCGCTACATTGTGCTGACTTGCTTGTTTTATGATTGCAGGAGTGGAACAAATCTGGACAATATACACGCGGGTGTGGCTGGATGATGTCCTTAACCGCCTGCCCCCTCCAAGAACCCGCAAACCACTAGACTCCTCGGTGTTACGCCTTGCCGAGGTGCCACATCGGCAGCTTTGACTTCCTCGAAAAAGCCTGAGCTGCAGTCCCATGCAGAGCTCTTCAAAGCATCCAAGCCCCTTTCAGTCTTCAAATCGACGTGTGCTCGGAGACATATAGTTGCTGACAATGACTTCGTATCTGAAACCTGCCCATCGAGGACACTAAACAGAACAACCTACGAAATAACTCCATGGCTTACACCACTGAGTCCAGAATGACCTCGCTCCCTGACTTTTGAATGAAACAGTCTCCCGAGCCACGGAGATGGCCAATGGCGCGAAGGCGTAGTAGCAGGCGCCACCCTCCGTCTACGAATCTTGTTTCCGTCATGACAGACAACACGGCACAGAGAACTGCCACCACGAAGAACAGTGGCTTCAGCCTTAAATAGGGAACGGCCAAGCCGCTGCACCTATCCCTGACAACTTGTCAGCGTGACCGGGCTCCAGACCGACTTCACATGGTCTCTTCGCATTTCGAAACGCTTGGACCAAATCGAGGTCAGCGCGATGCGCGAATACGAAGTCTGGGGACAACGAACGAATCGCAAATGCGGACGGCTGCCTGTGCAAAAACAAACGCGATGAGTGCTTGTTCGTGAAGTCGTGTTTCCGGTGTGTCTTCCCCCCAGCGAACTCGCAGGTCCATACCATGCGACGATGTGTGCTACGGTACCTAAATTGTATGTGTTGCATAACGAGGAACTTCGTAGGCAAGCTGCTTTGTAGTTTGAACACCACCGTGATCTTAACCACAGGATCTCTTGCAGGCCAGAGATCTCACACTACGGATAATCATTCCTGTCCGCCAACAGTGGGGCCACAATGGTTTTGAGCGAGACATCTTCGGCCAGCAGAGCCGCCAGGGGGGAGAACCGAGCTGCGGTTTCCATTTTCCCCCTGTAACTTTCCTTCTGCAACCGTTCTACTGTGTCTTTTACTCTATCCATCGAAGCTGAATACCGCACAGTGCATCGGCTACAGTTGTCGGGCGCCACTGAGAGCTCGTAACAGGCAGGGCATACGGCAGCCCAAAAACAAACAGCACGGCACGCCCCCGCCGCTAAGTGGGAGCGAAGTTTGAAGGACTAGCGACGTCCTCTGCATAAAACGCGAGGATCCACCCTTACTGCAGTCACGCCAACGCgaaagtgtgtgtgtgtgcgatCACAGGAGACAAACGCCCGGAAGAGGGCTAACATGTGTGAAGTCGAGTTGAAACGCATATTTCCCTCCGACATGGCTCCACTACTGAACAGGCAACGCGAGACCATCGAAGCTCGAGAAGACGATCTAAACCCTCTTTACTTATAGACACGAGTTGCTTTCGGAGGACCATGCCCCCGACAATAACAAGACTTGCCAGGTTCCCGATTTTACACATCCAAAGCCAACATGCTTGCGTAAGAGCATAAAAAAACATGAATGATACCCCTTTTGGACGATGCGTTTTCTGTGAACGACAAAAGTGGGAGAAAGCACTCGCtcctcccgttttcttcgtcaCCCCAGCCCAGAAAAAGACCGATGTGCAGCGTCGCGTCCTAGCAAACATGTTCTACACAGCAGGCATGACAAAATTTGCGAGCGACGTCTCGTGGAAACCGGCATGAGCAAAAAATATTCCCTTATTTCTTGGCCTTCTTCATCGGCTGCGTGGACGGCCCTTTAGTCATGAGCGACTTGTGAATGTGCGGGATGACACCACCACCCGCAATCGTGGCCTTGATCAAAGTATCCAACTCTTCGTCACCTGAGGGTACAAACATGAGGAACGGAACGATATCTATGGCCTGGTATCCAAGAACGAGTACAGAACCAGTCGAGCAGCTACTACACACGAAATCTACGCCAGATTATCCGTCAAGGTCTACCGGAATATGTACACACCGGCACACTTTGCTTTTCCTGGACTTCCCAGTTCAGCAATACCACACACTAGGCCAGGAACGGATGCACCGCGCAAATCACAGCCGAACGGTTAGTTTTCAGGCAAAAACAGCACCACCAGGAGAGTTGCGAGTCCACAGCACATCGCTGCGTTCAAGTTTTCCTCAAATGTGTACATGTCTCGAATAGCTCTACCCTGTagcgacacacacatccAGTGGCTCTCGAGTCACCGGTCGAATGCACCAAAAGCCACGCACCTCTGATGGCAAGCTGCAAGTGACGGGGCGTAATTCTTTTCACTTTGAGATCTTTGCTGGCGTTTCCCGCCAACTCAAGAACTTCGGCAGTGAGGTACTCGAGAATGGCCGAAGCATACACCGCCGCTGTGGAACCGACACGACCTGCGTGCACACAAGCGTACACACAAGACAGTCCGTGCCAAACAGCAAAAGTGCTGCAAACAAAATGCCATATGAACACTCACGATCCACGCCTTGATGAACATGGACTGCAGAGCAGGTGTCTGTACTCGTGGCTGCATCACTTGCTGCACATACGCCAACAAACAGTCCTACATACATGCTCATGGTTACACCGTGCTCATGTACGAACACCTGAAGTGTGTGAACCCGCGTTGGTCTGTGTGTACCTCACGGGAGACTGAAAAAACATCTACGCCGACACGGTAGTGCATCCACAGTCGTGGCGATTCCGACGAGGGACACCTTTTGACCCACATCACACGAGAACCGCATTGCTTTGCACGCCAGTGTGTCGCGGAGAAAGCCAACAGGTGCTCTACACGGTcgaggaaaggacacacAGACTAGACGCCGTCGAAAACTTCTGGGTCTGCCCACGTCTCGCGTCGTTTTACGGACCTCCCCCCCCGAGTAGCCAAGCCCcgacgaaaaagacgcacaTGCTTCTACACAGAGCGCCGTTgcggcagaaaacgaaactcGAAAGTCCGCCGCGGGTGCtagaaaggggagagagaggcggtcAGACACGGCGAGGTCTCGACCTGTCCACGGTGGCTCGGAAGAGAAGTTTCTGTCGCTCGCGCCAGTTTCGTTCCAAagcttccttttttctctctctctgttttggTTTCTTACCTTCGGAACTGATGCGGCTTTTCAGCATACGATGGACACGACCAACGGGGAACTGGAGACCCGCTCGGGCagcccgagagagaggcgccttctTGCCTTTGCCGCTTCcactctttccctttcctccctttcccaTTCCACCAACCTTTCCGCCCACCTTTCCTCCGACCTTGCCGCCCACTTTGCCAGCTCCGTCCATTTTGAGTTCGGtgtggaaaaagagaacacTCAGTCACGTGCCTGAGAAAATAGCTCTCGGAAAAAGACCGCGCAGACTCACGAAGGAGCGTGCAGATTGCAGATATTCTTCCCAGGCTACACACGCCGAAACAGTGCGACGAAATGCAAAACAGCTTCGTCGAGCACGACTCGCTTTTCAAGAACGAACTTTTAAATTGATGCCGTCAAAAAGATATCCAGAGAGCCTCTTGGACGTGGTAGCCTCGTGCGTCGCACTAGTCCTGACACGCCGCATCTGCCGCGCACAGGCGGCGCAGccaccctctctctcgtcttttccgaACGATCTGCCCGCGGAACGGAGGAGGTAGTGGTGAAGACCGTGGGTGGTGCGGCTAGGTCCCAACGGCCGAACCAATCTGCGCagcctcgcgtctcgtcgGTGTCCAACGCGCAATGCTGTCCACCGCAGTTTGCGTTTTCCCGGATTTTAAGCTCCGCAAACGCCCCCGAAATTACACCCGCAAACACAGACTGTCTGCCGCGTGTAGACAAAAAGACATTGTCTCTCCACAGACCACACGCAGCTTTGCGGTGGAGATCGGCCGTCTGAACGCTCGGCGCTGGCCCAGATGTTTCAGGAGGCGTGTGTCGTGTGAGGCGTCTTGGGGGGATGCTTGGCTGCGGGATCGAATCACCGCCTCCAATCATTGCTGCAGTTCCTTCAGCCGAGTTTCGCCGCTCTCAATACGGCACAAAGCAGCCGATACACGACCTGAGAGACGCTCTGTAGTCTTGAAAGCGAAACGCACAAATCCAGGACCACAAAGTAGAGCCGAAACATCTAGACACCCCGGGAAGGCGGTACCACCTTGGAGGCATGCTTTTACGAAAAGGAACTGCGAGAACAATGTTTTGGCGAAACCCGAGCAGAGATCTGTTTGTCCCTGCCGAAGTCAACTC of the Neospora caninum Liverpool complete genome, chromosome XII genome contains:
- a CDS encoding Histone H2A, related is translated as MDGAGKVGGKVGGKVGGKVGGMGKGGKGKSGSGKGKKAPLSRAARAGLQFPVGRVHRMLKSRISSEGRVGSTAAVYASAILEYLTAEVLELAGNASKDLKVKRITPRHLQLAIRGDEELDTLIKATIAGGGVIPHIHKSLMTKGPSTQPMKKAKK